TCCTCCTTTTAAACCTACATCATATTGTCGCCGATGGTTGGTCAATTGGCGTTTTAATTCAAGAATTCGCCACCCTCTACACAAACTTTCAAAAAAACCAACCTTTAACACTCCCCCAACTACCCCTCCAATACGCCGACTTTAGCGAATGGCAGCGTCAATATTTGCAAGGAGAAATATTAGAAACCCAGCTAAATTATTGGCAACAAAAACTCAAAGAAATAACCCCCCTTAACCTCCCCACAGACCGGCCCCGACCCCCCCTTCCAACCTACAAAGGAGCAAAACAACACCTCACACTCTCTCCCCCTTTAACACAAGCCCTAAAAACCCTAAGTCGGCAACAAAACGTCACCTTATTTGTCACCCTCCTTGCCGCATTTAAAACCTTACTTTACCGCTATACACAACAAGAAGATATCACCATAGGTTCCCCCATAGCCAACCGCAACCAAAGCGAAATAGAACCATTAATCGGTTTTTTTGTCAATTCATTAGTTTTGCGAACAAACTTAACCGGCAACCCAACCTTTCAGGAACTATTAAACCGCGTCAAACAAACAACAATCGAAGCCTACACCCACCAAGATTTACCCTTTGAAAAATTAGTAGAAAAACTCCAACCAGAACGAGATCCCAGCCGCAACCCCCTATTTCAGATAAGCTTTAGTCTGCAAAACACACCCATACAAACCTTGCAATTACCAGAGCTAACTTTGCAACCTTTAGAAATAGAAACCGGCACAGCCAAACTCGATTTAGAATTTCACATCTGGGAAGAATTAGAAATTATTAAATGTCAAATAATTTACAGCACAGATTTATTTAATCAAAACACAATCGCCCGCATGGCAGAGCATTTTCAAACTTTACTCCAAGCCATTGCAGCCCACCCAAACCAACCCCTCAGCCACCTCCAAATTTTAGCACCAGACGAACAACATCAAATTTTAATAAAATTCAATCAAAATCAATTTCAGCCCACCACTCCAAACAATCAGAAACTATTTCATCAACACTTTGAAACCCAAGTAGAAAAAGCCCCAGAAGCCGTAGCAATAGTTTGGGAAAACCAGCAAATAACCTATCGGCAACTCAACAATAAAGCCAACCAAATCGCCCACCACTTGCAAAAATTAGGCGTTCTTCCAGATGTTTTAGTGGGTATTTGTCTTGAACGTTCTCCAGAACTCATCGCCGCCTTATTAGGCATTTTAAAAGCAGGTGGTGGTTATCTTCCTTTAGATCCCAACTACCCAGAAGACCGGCTCAAATTTATCCTCGAAGATACGCAAATATCTTTATTAATAACCCATAGTTCCTTAGCCCCCACCTTTAACCATATTGAAGAAAATAAAAAAACCAAATTATCAATAATTTGCATCGATAAACCCCTAGAAAAAACAACTCAAAAAAACCCAACCACCAACCTCACCCCAGACAATCTAGCCTATGTAATTTACACCTCTGGATCAACCGGCACCCCCAAAGGAGTATTAATAGAACATAGAGGATTAAACAACTTAATACAAGCCCAAAAACAAATATTTAACCCCCAACCCCATCACCGCATTTTGCAATTTGCCTCCCTCAGTTTTGATGCCTCAATATTTGAAATTGTCATGGCCCTAGCAAACGGCGCAACCCTCTATTTAGGCAAAAAAGAATCCCTCTTACCCGGACAGCCCTTAATCTCATTTCTAAAGCGGCATTCCATCACCCACATCACCCTCCCCCCCGCAGTCCTCAAACTTTTACCCAACGACGAATTACCCGCCCTGCAAACTATTATTTGTGCCGGGGAAACTTGCACCCCAGACATCGTAAAAAAATGGGCAACAAACCGCACATTTATTAACGCTTATGGCCCCACAGAAACCACAGTTTGGGCAAGTTTTGCCGAAATTATTGATACTAGCAAAAACCCACCCATAGGCCGGCCAATTCCCAACACCAAACTGTATATTTTAGACAAAAATTTACAGCCAGTCCCCGTAGGAATCCCCGGAGAATTATACATTAGTGGAGCCGGTGTAGCCAGAGGATACCTCAACCGGCCCGCATTAACAGCCGAAAAATTTATTTCCCTCAGTCCCCCATTCCCAATTCCCAATTCCCCATCCCCCATTTACAAAACCGGCGACCTCGCCCGCTATTTACCAGATGGAAACATAGAATTTTTAGGACGCATAGATCAACAAGTAAAAATTCGCGGCCACCGCATCGAATTAGAAGAAATTGAAACCCTATTAACTCAGCATCCAAACATCAAACAAACCGCCGTAATTGTCCTAGAAAATCCCGACAGCAACAAACGCCTAATCGCTTACACAACCCATCATCAATTCCCCGCACCCTCACCCCAAGAATTGCGGAACTTTCTTAAAGAAAAACTCCCTCAATTCATGCTACCAAATACCTTTATTTGCATCGATTCCTTCCCCCTAAATTCCAATGGCAAAATCGACCGGCACCGCTTAACCTCACCCGAATTTTTCAACAATACCTCAGACAATAAAACCTTCATCGCCCCACGCACCCCCGCCGAAATAAACCTAGCAAAAATTTGGGCAGAAATACTAAACACCCAGCAGATCAGCATTACCGATAACTTTTTTGAAGCCGGTGGCGATTCCCTCACCGCCGTCAAGCTTTTAGACCAAATTCGCACCACATTTAACCGCGACTTCCCCCTATCTTTTCTCTTCTTAAACCCCACATTAGAAGCCTTAGCAAAAACCCTTACCTTAGAAAAACCTAATCTTTCTTGGTCGCCCTTAGTTCCCCTGCAAACCCAAGGAAAAAAACCGCCATTTTTCTGCGTTCATCCCATCTTTGGCGTAGTTTTTCCCTATTATGAATTAGCCTTTCATCTCGGCAAAAATCAACCCTTTTACGCCCTCCAACCCAAAGGAATTGATGGCCGGCACCCACCCCTCACCACCATAGAAGAAATGGCAGCTTTTTACATACAAGCGATGCAAACCGTCCAACCAAAAGGGCCGTATTATATAGGAGGGTGGTCTTTTGGTGGATTAGTAGCCTTTGAAATGGCACAACAACTACAAAAAGCCGGCGAAAAAATAGCTTTATTAGCCCTACTTGATACCCAAGCGCCGGTCAGTACAAATAAACCCTCGTTGTGGCAAAGTTGCAAATTTCTTTTCACCACCGTATCCCGCTATATTTGGCCTTTTTTCTTAGATTATTTTTCCCTCACTACTCTTTCTGACAACCCCAAAAATAAAAAATCTGCCCTCAAATTTTCCCAAATACTTAACCTCATCTCTAACGATTCAAAACAGCAAATTTTCCGAGAACTAGCACTGCGTCCCATCTTCCCTGTATTTTGGGCAAATAATCAAGCCACCCTTAACTACACACCCGAAATTTATCCAAACCGAATTACCCTTTTTAAATCAAATCAAGAAAGCTTAAACAACACAGATTCAACCCTTGGCTGGAGTCATTTAACCACAGAAAGAGTAGACATTCTTGAGATTCCAGGTAATCATTTAACTATGGTGAGAAAACCTCATGTAAAAATCCTAGCGGAGCAACTAAAAAAATGTATGTAGTTGCCATTCACGCTTTCTTTGCATAACCTAAATGCAAAAGCGCTAAATAGCAACTACACACATAAGAAAACTGTTTTTACCCGGCCTCAATTTCCCCCTCATTAACAACCCGCCGGCGAACCGAATAAAAACTAGCAATCATCCCCACAACCAACCACCAAAGCGTACTAACCTCTGGCCGGTACCAAACCGTATCAACAAAACCATGACTCAACATACCCAACATAGAAGCCACAGCAGCCATCAACCAAAAAGCATCAACACTCCTCAAATCTCGCAAACGTAAAAACTGCACACGAGCCTGATTAAAAGTCACAATCAACAACCAAACAAAACAACTAAAACCAATCAAACCAGTTTCCACAGCCACCTCAAGCCAAATAGAATAAGCACTCAAAGCACTAAACTTAGGCTTCATAAAAAGCGGATAAACCTGATTAAAAGCCACATTTCCCGGCCCAATTCCCAAAATAGGATGAGCCCGAATCATTTGGCGCACCGACTCCCAAACATTAATCCGAAAATTATTACTACTATCTTCCCGTCCTGCAAACATACTAAAAATCCGATCCCTCACCGGCTCAACCAAAACCACAGCCACCACCAAAATAGCAGCCAAACCCCCCAAAGTTGCCGGCACACCCCACCGGCGCCAAACCGGCGGCAAATCAACACTAAACCACAAAACCAACAACAAAATCATTGCCAACAAAGCAACCGCAAAACCAATCCAACCCCCCCGACTATAAGTTAAAACCAAACAACCAGAATTTAACAAAAACATAGTCAAAGCCAGCAACTTTGGCCCCCAACCACGCCAAACAAAAAACGCCGCCAAACTAAAAGCAACCGCCGGCACCAAATACCCAGCCAAAAGATTAGGATTCCCCAAATAACTATAAACCCGCGTCACATTTGCAGTCGAAGAAGTAGGATC
Above is a genomic segment from Ancylothrix sp. D3o containing:
- a CDS encoding non-ribosomal peptide synthetase is translated as MVVEKNTNSLPDQETEVFIFPASFAQNRLWFLNQLAPANPFYNVTAGLQITGPLNITALQQTLNEIIRRHETLRTTFVMQNGQLLQLIHPNLTLPLPIINLQNIPATEQQKQTQKIATEEAKKPFDLATGPLFKTTLLQLSEAQFILLLNLHHIVADGWSIGVLIQEFATLYTNFQKNQPLTLPQLPLQYADFSEWQRQYLQGEILETQLNYWQQKLKEITPLNLPTDRPRPPLPTYKGAKQHLTLSPPLTQALKTLSRQQNVTLFVTLLAAFKTLLYRYTQQEDITIGSPIANRNQSEIEPLIGFFVNSLVLRTNLTGNPTFQELLNRVKQTTIEAYTHQDLPFEKLVEKLQPERDPSRNPLFQISFSLQNTPIQTLQLPELTLQPLEIETGTAKLDLEFHIWEELEIIKCQIIYSTDLFNQNTIARMAEHFQTLLQAIAAHPNQPLSHLQILAPDEQHQILIKFNQNQFQPTTPNNQKLFHQHFETQVEKAPEAVAIVWENQQITYRQLNNKANQIAHHLQKLGVLPDVLVGICLERSPELIAALLGILKAGGGYLPLDPNYPEDRLKFILEDTQISLLITHSSLAPTFNHIEENKKTKLSIICIDKPLEKTTQKNPTTNLTPDNLAYVIYTSGSTGTPKGVLIEHRGLNNLIQAQKQIFNPQPHHRILQFASLSFDASIFEIVMALANGATLYLGKKESLLPGQPLISFLKRHSITHITLPPAVLKLLPNDELPALQTIICAGETCTPDIVKKWATNRTFINAYGPTETTVWASFAEIIDTSKNPPIGRPIPNTKLYILDKNLQPVPVGIPGELYISGAGVARGYLNRPALTAEKFISLSPPFPIPNSPSPIYKTGDLARYLPDGNIEFLGRIDQQVKIRGHRIELEEIETLLTQHPNIKQTAVIVLENPDSNKRLIAYTTHHQFPAPSPQELRNFLKEKLPQFMLPNTFICIDSFPLNSNGKIDRHRLTSPEFFNNTSDNKTFIAPRTPAEINLAKIWAEILNTQQISITDNFFEAGGDSLTAVKLLDQIRTTFNRDFPLSFLFLNPTLEALAKTLTLEKPNLSWSPLVPLQTQGKKPPFFCVHPIFGVVFPYYELAFHLGKNQPFYALQPKGIDGRHPPLTTIEEMAAFYIQAMQTVQPKGPYYIGGWSFGGLVAFEMAQQLQKAGEKIALLALLDTQAPVSTNKPSLWQSCKFLFTTVSRYIWPFFLDYFSLTTLSDNPKNKKSALKFSQILNLISNDSKQQIFRELALRPIFPVFWANNQATLNYTPEIYPNRITLFKSNQESLNNTDSTLGWSHLTTERVDILEIPGNHLTMVRKPHVKILAEQLKKCM
- a CDS encoding IctB family putative bicarbonate transporter, which translates into the protein MFSIWQRLSLENFLLQGWQNSSLLFGFVNRPLRRWRESSFLMQWGDVIAASIVSCVYLLAPFSSNDLLGILLLCCAGFWLLLTLSDDSGVGVTPVHWMVLLYWCVATVATAVSPVRKAAFSGWTKLTLYLIIFALLSRLLRSPRIRSWLIAVYLHAALVVSAYGIRQWFFKVEALATWTDPTSSTANVTRVYSYLGNPNLLAGYLVPAVAFSLAAFFVWRGWGPKLLALTMFLLNSGCLVLTYSRGGWIGFAVALLAMILLLVLWFSVDLPPVWRRWGVPATLGGLAAILVVAVVLVEPVRDRIFSMFAGREDSSNNFRINVWESVRQMIRAHPILGIGPGNVAFNQVYPLFMKPKFSALSAYSIWLEVAVETGLIGFSCFVWLLIVTFNQARVQFLRLRDLRSVDAFWLMAAVASMLGMLSHGFVDTVWYRPEVSTLWWLVVGMIASFYSVRRRVVNEGEIEAG